A genomic stretch from Oleomonas cavernae includes:
- a CDS encoding alpha/beta fold hydrolase, with the protein MLLCHGFPESWYSWRHQLAALAAAGYRAVAMDMVGYGRSSKPSDPAAYGMTELVATCVGTVEALGESTAVIVGHDFGAPVAWTAAWTRPEVFTAVVGMSVPFGARGLGCLPGSPFGEIRPSEAAAQLAGPDRMFYHEYFGLHSEQAAEEADRDLRSWLTSAFYTLSADRPAPPELAGVDLTKLPEAMLREFVGAAMSVPRTQGMRSLLELPETLPTWLDKDALDYFVAEFEYGGLAGPLNYYKNGDRDWEILGQYQGKPLTVPALFIGGDRDIVTIWSQEAIVRAAEVITDLRGTVIIPNCGHWIQQEQPVAANRALIGFLQSL; encoded by the coding sequence GTGCTCCTCTGCCATGGGTTTCCCGAATCCTGGTACTCATGGCGACACCAACTCGCCGCGCTCGCCGCGGCTGGCTACCGCGCCGTGGCGATGGACATGGTCGGCTATGGCCGGTCGTCGAAGCCATCGGATCCAGCCGCCTATGGGATGACCGAACTGGTTGCCACTTGTGTAGGCACGGTGGAAGCCCTGGGCGAGTCGACCGCGGTGATCGTCGGGCATGACTTCGGCGCCCCGGTCGCCTGGACAGCAGCCTGGACCCGGCCGGAAGTTTTCACGGCGGTGGTCGGGATGAGCGTGCCTTTCGGTGCGCGCGGCTTGGGCTGCCTTCCCGGCAGCCCCTTCGGCGAGATCAGGCCGAGTGAAGCAGCGGCACAACTCGCCGGTCCGGACAGAATGTTCTACCATGAGTATTTCGGGCTCCACAGCGAACAGGCTGCGGAGGAGGCGGATCGCGACCTGCGGAGCTGGCTCACCAGCGCGTTCTACACCCTGTCGGCGGACCGTCCAGCGCCCCCCGAACTTGCGGGTGTGGACCTGACGAAGTTGCCCGAGGCCATGCTCCGCGAATTCGTAGGCGCCGCGATGTCCGTGCCGCGGACACAGGGGATGCGCAGTCTGCTGGAACTGCCTGAGACATTGCCGACTTGGCTCGACAAAGATGCGCTCGATTACTTCGTGGCCGAATTTGAATACGGCGGGCTTGCGGGGCCCTTGAACTACTACAAGAACGGGGATCGGGACTGGGAGATCCTGGGGCAGTATCAAGGAAAGCCCCTTACCGTACCCGCCCTGTTCATCGGGGGCGACCGCGACATCGTCACCATCTGGAGCCAGGAGGCGATTGTCCGAGCGGCCGAAGTGATCACCGACCTCCGTGGAACAGTTATCATTCCCAATTGCGGACACTGGATCCAGCAGGAGCAACCAGTCGCCGCCAATAGAGCACTGATCGGGTTCCTGCAATCCCTATGA
- a CDS encoding GMC oxidoreductase, which translates to MPFDFDWLVIGSGFGGSVSALRLAEKGHRVGVIERGRRYRDEDLPRSTWQFRKYFWAPALGLKGIMRMRLFRHVFTPNQIAVGGGSVVYGGVLLRAKPEFFADPQWRALGAWDQVLQPHYVTAERMLGVATVPFDSPGQQLARDMARHFGGENRFSRPPIGVFFGEPGRTVTDPYFGGNGPDRTGCTRCGACLVGCRVGAVNTLSKNYLWFAEKRGVAILAEREVIDVKPLGAPDGSDGYRVITQRPGAWFARSRQTLSARGIVFAGGALGTNELLANCKHGGSLPRISDRLGELVRTNSESVLTVRLPEDRGTWNDVTTSSSVHVDQDTHIEFLTYGQRADVLSLLYTVLVGDGNRVTRPLKWLASIVRHPAQWLKTLWPVGWSRRTVMLLVMQTLDNAIALSARKRWFARGYRLVTRQNRDKPNPTYIEIGNQAAQWLARHTGGIAQSNVLEALGNIPTTAHVLGGAVIGADTASGVIDQHLQVFGYRNMLVCDGAAMPANPGVNPALTITALAEYAMAQVPLAAPM; encoded by the coding sequence GTGCCTTTCGATTTCGACTGGCTGGTGATCGGCTCGGGCTTCGGCGGCAGCGTCTCGGCGCTGCGCCTGGCGGAGAAGGGCCACCGCGTCGGCGTGATCGAGCGCGGCCGGCGCTATCGCGATGAGGACCTGCCCCGGTCTACCTGGCAGTTCCGCAAATACTTCTGGGCCCCGGCGCTGGGCCTGAAAGGCATCATGCGCATGCGGCTGTTCCGCCACGTATTCACGCCCAACCAGATTGCGGTGGGCGGCGGCAGTGTCGTTTACGGCGGTGTGCTTCTTCGCGCCAAGCCGGAATTCTTTGCCGACCCGCAGTGGCGCGCACTTGGCGCCTGGGATCAGGTGCTTCAGCCTCACTATGTCACTGCCGAGCGCATGCTCGGCGTTGCAACGGTACCCTTCGATTCGCCGGGTCAGCAGCTTGCCCGCGACATGGCGCGGCACTTCGGGGGTGAGAACAGGTTCTCACGCCCGCCCATTGGGGTGTTCTTCGGCGAGCCGGGCAGGACCGTCACGGATCCCTATTTCGGCGGTAACGGGCCCGACCGCACCGGCTGTACCCGTTGCGGGGCCTGCCTGGTGGGATGTCGTGTTGGGGCCGTGAACACGTTGTCGAAAAACTATCTCTGGTTTGCCGAGAAACGCGGCGTGGCAATCCTGGCCGAACGCGAAGTAATCGATGTGAAGCCGCTCGGTGCACCCGACGGCAGCGACGGTTACCGCGTCATCACGCAGCGCCCTGGCGCTTGGTTCGCCCGCAGCCGGCAGACGCTCTCCGCGCGCGGCATCGTCTTTGCCGGCGGGGCCCTGGGCACCAACGAGCTGCTCGCCAACTGCAAGCACGGCGGATCGTTGCCGCGGATTAGCGACCGCCTGGGTGAACTGGTGCGCACCAACAGCGAATCCGTGCTGACCGTGCGACTGCCCGAGGACCGCGGAACCTGGAACGACGTCACCACCAGCAGCAGCGTGCATGTCGATCAGGACACGCACATCGAATTCCTCACCTACGGCCAGCGTGCCGACGTCCTGAGCCTGCTCTACACGGTGCTGGTCGGCGACGGCAACCGGGTGACCCGGCCGCTCAAATGGCTGGCGAGCATCGTGCGGCATCCGGCGCAGTGGCTGAAAACGCTGTGGCCGGTCGGTTGGAGCCGGCGCACGGTCATGCTCCTGGTGATGCAGACTCTGGACAACGCGATCGCGCTCAGCGCCCGCAAGCGCTGGTTCGCCCGCGGCTATCGCCTAGTCACCCGCCAGAACCGCGACAAGCCCAACCCGACCTATATCGAGATCGGCAACCAGGCGGCCCAGTGGTTGGCCCGGCACACGGGTGGCATCGCGCAAAGCAATGTGCTCGAGGCGCTGGGCAATATCCCGACGACCGCGCATGTGCTGGGCGGCGCCGTCATCGGCGCCGACACCGCGAGCGGCGTGATCGATCAGCACCTGCAAGTTTTTGGCTACCGCAACATGCTGGTATGCGATGGCGCCGCCATGCCCGCCAATCCCGGCGTCAACCCGGCATTGACGATCACGGCGCTGGCCGAATATGCCATGGCACAGGTTCCGCTTGCTGCTCCTATGTGA
- a CDS encoding NADP-dependent oxidoreductase has protein sequence MVDAFYIRKYGGPKVLERGQVPALALGPRDVRIRVHAASVNPLDLRIRQGDLKVLLPYRFPLVMGNDCSGVVTEVGQEVGRFRVGDAVYTRLPESRIGTFAEETVADEAAVAPKPTALSHVEAASLPLVILTAQQFLTEAAALKRGQSVLIHAGAGAVGSVAIQLAKHMGLHVVTTVSGRNVSFVQGVGADTVIDRQARRFEDVVRGMDAVLDSVGMANLLRSFNCVKPGATVVSIADGPDVALAKKLHVSALLWPVFWAMSARPNAAARRAGARYRYLFMRADGRQLESLNSLIENGSVRPHVDSVFPFEETPQAIARVEEGKANGKVVIRMCAD, from the coding sequence ATGGTCGATGCCTTCTACATCCGAAAGTATGGCGGACCCAAAGTACTGGAACGCGGGCAGGTGCCGGCATTGGCACTCGGCCCGCGGGACGTTCGAATCCGGGTCCACGCGGCCAGCGTCAACCCGCTGGATCTCAGGATCCGCCAGGGCGACCTCAAAGTCCTGCTGCCCTACCGCTTCCCGCTGGTGATGGGCAACGACTGCTCCGGCGTCGTGACCGAGGTGGGACAGGAGGTCGGTCGCTTCCGGGTGGGCGATGCCGTATACACCCGGCTTCCGGAAAGCCGGATCGGGACCTTTGCCGAGGAAACCGTGGCCGACGAGGCCGCGGTCGCGCCCAAGCCCACGGCGCTGTCCCATGTCGAGGCCGCCTCCCTGCCGCTGGTCATTCTCACTGCGCAGCAGTTCCTGACCGAGGCAGCGGCGCTCAAGCGCGGGCAGTCGGTCCTGATCCATGCCGGCGCCGGCGCCGTGGGCAGTGTCGCGATCCAGTTGGCAAAACACATGGGCCTGCACGTCGTCACGACAGTCAGCGGCCGGAATGTCTCGTTCGTCCAGGGGGTGGGGGCCGACACGGTGATCGACCGTCAGGCCCGGCGTTTCGAGGACGTGGTGCGGGGCATGGATGCCGTGCTCGATTCGGTCGGCATGGCCAACCTCCTGCGCAGTTTCAACTGCGTGAAGCCCGGGGCCACGGTGGTCTCGATCGCCGACGGGCCCGATGTGGCGCTCGCCAAAAAGCTCCATGTGAGCGCGCTGCTCTGGCCCGTGTTCTGGGCCATGAGCGCACGGCCGAATGCCGCCGCACGGCGGGCCGGCGCGCGTTACCGTTATTTGTTCATGCGCGCCGATGGCCGGCAGCTCGAAAGCCTCAATTCCTTGATCGAGAACGGTTCGGTCCGGCCGCATGTGGACTCGGTTTTTCCGTTCGAGGAAACACCCCAGGCGATCGCCCGCGTGGAAGAGGGTAAGGCCAACGGCAAGGTCGTCATCCGGATGTGCGCGGACTGA
- a CDS encoding SDR family oxidoreductase → MRAASTQGRPAIFVTGAASGIGRACAELFARRGWFVGLYDINAPGADAVAASLGQGNAVSGGLDVSDPAAWQSALAAFWERSGNRLDVLLNNAGILSTGSFEAVPLSRHDAMLAVNVRGMITGCHSAFPYLQRTPRAQVINMASATAIYGQPELATYSATKFAVRGFTEGLDLEWNRFGIRVSAVWPSFVRTAMADDFRHISSARSLGIRLTPADVASTVWTCATTTRRLRKTHWMVGLQAAVLSLATRFAPSALTRWVVRLIAK, encoded by the coding sequence ATGAGAGCTGCTTCAACACAGGGCCGGCCGGCCATCTTCGTGACCGGTGCCGCTTCCGGGATCGGGCGCGCCTGCGCCGAGCTCTTTGCACGGCGCGGCTGGTTCGTCGGGCTCTATGACATCAACGCCCCGGGCGCCGACGCAGTTGCTGCCTCCCTGGGGCAGGGCAATGCGGTCTCGGGCGGTCTCGACGTGAGCGACCCCGCGGCCTGGCAGAGCGCATTGGCGGCCTTTTGGGAACGCAGCGGAAACCGCCTCGACGTCCTGCTCAACAATGCTGGCATCCTCTCGACGGGGTCATTCGAAGCCGTGCCCCTGTCCCGGCACGATGCCATGCTGGCCGTGAACGTCCGCGGGATGATCACCGGCTGCCACAGCGCTTTTCCCTACCTGCAGCGCACCCCGCGTGCCCAGGTGATCAACATGGCTTCCGCCACGGCCATCTACGGCCAGCCTGAGCTTGCGACTTATTCGGCGACCAAGTTTGCCGTCCGCGGCTTCACCGAGGGGCTGGACCTCGAATGGAACCGCTTCGGCATCCGCGTCAGTGCGGTCTGGCCAAGCTTTGTCAGGACGGCGATGGCCGACGACTTCAGGCATATTTCCAGTGCCAGGTCGCTGGGCATCCGCCTGACGCCGGCCGACGTGGCCTCGACGGTGTGGACTTGCGCGACGACGACGCGGCGCCTTCGCAAGACGCACTGGATGGTCGGCCTGCAGGCTGCCGTTCTGTCGCTTGCGACGCGCTTCGCCCCTTCGGCGCTTACCCGCTGGGTTGTTCGGCTTATCGCCAAGTAA
- a CDS encoding class I adenylate-forming enzyme family protein produces MRAASAPHAPCIADAAAALSNGEFHSKVLAAAGVFVDLGIGAGDVVAIMLPNQVEFVVTMFAAWRLGAAVTPINPNLTLNEATHQIEDSKARLIVNTTGESVVPAVRSLPAGKLREGARHAGAPIDDPAALALLIYTSGTTGVPKGVMLDHANLDAMSDMGRMSLKITAADHCLLVLPLFHVNGIVVSILVPLSAGGQVTIRKRFDINTFFDDTARLRPTYFSAVPTIYAMLNALPDSVRPDTSSLRYAICGAAPASAELLKSFEARYGFPLVEGYGLSEGTCASTINPIDGLRKAGTVGLPFEGQRIAIADPQGVHLPQGETGEVLVQGPNVMRGYLGRPEETAKTIVDGWLRTGDTGRIDADGYLSIVGRLKEMIIRGGENIYPKEIEDVLCAYPGVLEAAVIGAPDETFGEIVIAYVAFRAGSTAVPAALDEHCAERLTRFKRPVAINVVDSLPKNAVGKIDKLKLRTMPRSQGA; encoded by the coding sequence ATGCGCGCGGCATCGGCACCCCACGCGCCGTGCATCGCTGATGCCGCGGCCGCCCTGTCCAACGGCGAGTTTCATTCCAAGGTCCTGGCGGCGGCGGGCGTCTTCGTGGACCTGGGCATCGGCGCCGGTGACGTCGTCGCCATCATGCTGCCCAATCAGGTGGAATTCGTCGTGACGATGTTTGCCGCCTGGCGCCTGGGGGCGGCGGTAACGCCGATCAATCCCAATCTGACCCTCAACGAGGCGACACATCAGATCGAGGATTCCAAGGCCAGGCTGATCGTCAACACCACCGGCGAATCGGTTGTGCCGGCGGTTCGGTCCCTGCCGGCCGGGAAGCTGAGGGAAGGGGCCCGCCATGCCGGCGCGCCTATCGATGACCCGGCCGCACTGGCGCTGCTGATTTACACGAGCGGAACCACCGGCGTGCCTAAGGGGGTGATGCTCGATCACGCCAATCTCGATGCCATGTCAGACATGGGGCGAATGTCACTGAAGATCACGGCGGCGGACCATTGCCTGCTGGTGCTGCCGCTGTTTCACGTCAACGGCATCGTGGTCAGCATCCTGGTGCCATTGTCGGCCGGCGGCCAGGTCACGATCCGCAAGCGGTTCGACATCAACACCTTCTTCGACGATACCGCACGGCTTCGTCCGACCTACTTCTCGGCCGTGCCGACGATTTACGCGATGCTCAACGCCTTGCCGGACTCGGTCCGGCCCGACACGTCGAGTCTGCGCTATGCCATCTGCGGCGCGGCCCCCGCCTCGGCGGAACTGCTGAAAAGCTTCGAGGCGCGCTACGGCTTTCCGCTGGTCGAGGGCTACGGCCTGTCAGAAGGCACCTGCGCATCGACCATCAATCCCATCGATGGCCTGCGCAAGGCCGGAACCGTCGGCCTGCCCTTCGAAGGGCAGCGCATTGCGATCGCCGATCCGCAAGGGGTGCACCTGCCCCAGGGCGAGACCGGCGAAGTGCTGGTTCAGGGGCCCAACGTCATGCGCGGTTACCTGGGCAGGCCCGAGGAGACGGCCAAGACCATCGTCGACGGCTGGCTGCGCACCGGCGATACCGGCCGCATCGATGCGGACGGCTACCTGTCAATCGTCGGGCGGCTGAAGGAAATGATCATCCGTGGCGGCGAGAACATCTATCCCAAGGAAATCGAGGACGTGTTGTGCGCCTACCCGGGCGTCCTCGAGGCGGCGGTAATAGGCGCCCCGGACGAGACGTTTGGCGAGATCGTTATCGCCTATGTCGCATTCCGCGCTGGCAGCACGGCCGTGCCGGCCGCGCTGGACGAGCACTGTGCGGAGCGGCTGACCCGCTTCAAGCGGCCGGTGGCGATCAATGTCGTCGACAGCCTGCCCAAGAATGCCGTCGGCAAGATCGACAAGCTGAAGCTGCGTACTATGCCGAGATCGCAGGGGGCATGA
- a CDS encoding alpha/beta hydrolase, which yields MSKPPYKFTRRDVRFDSGDTYCSAWLYLPVGVKRPPIVVLGHGLGAVREMRLDAFSERFAAAGIATLAFTYRFFGDSGGTPRQLMSVTRQLADWEAALDFAKGCPDVDGRRIAVWGSSFGGGHAITVASRHPELAAAVSQCPFTDGLASASALGVRETMRMVPVVLRDFAAKFLGRAPVMVPIAAAPGQPALMNAHDALPGYQALVPKGVKFVNHVTARVIPEIATYRPGRAAAKVAIPILFCVSTTDTVTPPDQTIALARRAPRGEIKLYAAGHFDFYLGEAFEQLVADQTQFLSRHLLGPAGVMA from the coding sequence ATGTCGAAGCCACCCTACAAGTTCACGCGCCGGGATGTTCGCTTCGATTCAGGCGATACCTACTGCTCGGCCTGGCTCTACCTGCCGGTCGGGGTAAAGCGCCCCCCGATCGTGGTCCTGGGACACGGGCTCGGGGCTGTTCGCGAGATGCGCCTGGACGCTTTTTCGGAGCGCTTTGCCGCAGCGGGAATCGCGACCCTGGCGTTTACCTATCGCTTCTTCGGCGACAGCGGCGGAACGCCCAGGCAGCTGATGTCCGTGACACGCCAGCTAGCGGATTGGGAAGCGGCCCTGGATTTCGCTAAAGGCTGTCCCGATGTCGACGGTCGCCGCATCGCCGTCTGGGGCAGTTCGTTTGGCGGTGGCCATGCGATCACGGTGGCCAGCCGCCATCCGGAATTGGCTGCTGCTGTCAGCCAGTGCCCATTCACCGATGGCCTTGCCTCCGCGTCCGCGCTGGGGGTGAGGGAAACGATGCGCATGGTCCCGGTCGTCCTGCGCGACTTCGCGGCCAAGTTTCTCGGCCGCGCGCCGGTGATGGTGCCCATCGCGGCGGCGCCTGGCCAGCCGGCCCTGATGAACGCCCATGATGCCTTGCCAGGCTACCAGGCCTTGGTGCCGAAGGGGGTAAAGTTCGTCAACCATGTAACGGCGAGGGTGATCCCGGAGATCGCCACTTATCGCCCCGGACGCGCGGCCGCCAAAGTCGCGATCCCGATCCTGTTTTGTGTCAGCACCACGGACACCGTGACGCCACCGGATCAGACCATCGCCCTGGCGCGCCGGGCCCCGCGCGGTGAGATCAAACTCTATGCCGCAGGACACTTCGACTTCTACCTGGGCGAAGCCTTCGAACAACTCGTGGCGGATCAGACGCAGTTCCTGTCAAGGCATCTGCTGGGACCCGCCGGCGTCATGGCCTGA
- a CDS encoding DUF169 domain-containing protein: protein MSRIAALSQDLAELLGLEHPPVGVSLSKTLVTMPAAAVAAQPAGCCFWAPAETLKLQTTPHDHAHCSVGSFTHGLISLHAAASAQDTAALVASGWVTAADLESTPSLPFAPATITYEPLAQAEAPDVVLIRLTPLSLMTLQAACPRLSLVAKPQCQIVPRAFGGRVSVSPGCAVSRVRADLPAGELTCALPASMLASIVDRLRRTTGADRAVAAYAAADRASFTAEQA from the coding sequence ATGTCTAGAATTGCCGCATTGTCCCAGGATCTTGCCGAGCTTCTCGGGCTCGAGCATCCGCCCGTTGGCGTCTCGCTCTCGAAGACCCTTGTCACGATGCCGGCCGCTGCCGTCGCCGCTCAGCCGGCCGGATGCTGCTTCTGGGCGCCCGCGGAAACCCTGAAACTCCAGACTACCCCTCATGATCACGCGCATTGCAGCGTCGGCAGCTTTACCCACGGTCTGATCAGCCTGCACGCCGCAGCTTCGGCGCAGGATACCGCTGCCTTGGTCGCAAGCGGATGGGTGACCGCCGCCGACCTCGAAAGCACGCCGAGCCTGCCCTTCGCGCCCGCGACAATTACCTACGAGCCGCTGGCACAGGCAGAGGCCCCCGACGTGGTATTGATCCGCCTCACGCCACTGTCGCTGATGACGCTCCAAGCGGCTTGTCCGCGCCTGAGCCTGGTGGCGAAGCCGCAGTGCCAGATCGTCCCGCGGGCGTTTGGCGGCAGGGTGTCGGTCAGCCCCGGCTGCGCCGTGAGCCGTGTTCGCGCCGACCTCCCCGCAGGTGAACTCACCTGCGCCTTGCCTGCCTCCATGCTGGCCTCGATCGTGGACCGGCTCCGGCGCACCACCGGGGCCGACCGCGCCGTGGCCGCATACGCGGCGGCCGACCGGGCGTCGTTCACGGCCGAGCAAGCCTGA
- a CDS encoding TetR/AcrR family transcriptional regulator has protein sequence MAKHPADSDLRSRLIDTAIGLLAEQGPSAIQARSIAKAAQVSTMAVYSSFGGMPELLGAVADHGFRVLVAAFESAPKTGDSVTDIFTLALTHRAVAKRNPHLYDLMFGLSTRGAYRAIELETPAGSDTRSAAFQATYGHLIEASRRLVEAGRVRKDNPAVIAAQLWSFVHGFISLELAGHLIQFDDCVRDVLLPLGINMVVGLGDRPELARKSILAAASATRSAERGQAAAR, from the coding sequence ATGGCAAAGCATCCCGCAGACTCTGATCTTCGCAGCCGGCTGATCGATACCGCCATCGGCCTGCTCGCCGAGCAAGGCCCATCGGCCATTCAAGCCCGCTCCATCGCCAAGGCGGCGCAAGTCTCGACGATGGCTGTCTACAGCAGCTTCGGCGGCATGCCCGAGTTGCTGGGTGCGGTGGCCGATCATGGCTTCCGGGTGTTGGTCGCGGCTTTCGAAAGCGCACCGAAAACGGGTGATTCCGTCACGGATATCTTCACCTTGGCGCTGACTCACCGGGCCGTCGCCAAGCGGAATCCGCATCTCTACGATCTCATGTTCGGCCTATCGACCAGGGGGGCCTACCGGGCAATCGAGCTTGAAACCCCGGCAGGTTCCGATACCCGGTCGGCCGCATTTCAGGCTACCTATGGCCACCTCATCGAGGCGTCCAGACGCCTGGTCGAGGCCGGCCGCGTTCGCAAGGACAATCCGGCTGTCATTGCCGCGCAGCTATGGAGCTTTGTCCACGGGTTCATCAGCCTCGAACTGGCCGGGCACCTGATCCAGTTCGACGACTGTGTTCGCGACGTCCTGCTGCCGCTGGGCATCAACATGGTCGTCGGACTTGGTGACCGTCCAGAACTCGCCCGCAAGTCGATCCTCGCGGCCGCCAGTGCGACGAGGTCAGCGGAGCGCGGCCAGGCAGCCGCGCGCTAA